One segment of Sphingomonas qomolangmaensis DNA contains the following:
- a CDS encoding DcaP family trimeric outer membrane transporter: MRHPKCVLLAGAALIAVTAGQANAQTQTAREAQLEERLRQLEEAVATLRSELQSARAAPATGVAAATPQANVASTTPPPGTNVQVTRAAGSSQGDVAVASAPPPDGFRVGNTTVKLNGFVRLNTIASRYSDGEVAVGGLGKEFYLPQQIPVGGGFASEDLLLSARQSRIVLSSSTPVGGVDIKTLIEFDFALATAPVGAQRATNPYVPTFRRGFIEYGHLLVGQEWSTFQNIGVLPETTDFVGPLEGTVFNRQALIRYTVPLSKTANLQLAIENPQSETALPGNAALVDTDDDRAPDLVARLNLKPAFGDFAIAAIARELRVDALGVGDSAFGWGVSGSGKVPIGANGSDIRFMATYGQGIGRYLGLGYVPDALYAGPGGQLEVIDNFAGFAAVKLGWTPTIRSTFTGSYQSAQYPDGLIVTGLANAKAYSGAANLFWTPAKGFDVGVEYRHGVRELLNGDTGALDRIEFAIKYGF; encoded by the coding sequence ATGCGACACCCTAAATGCGTATTGCTCGCAGGCGCGGCGTTGATCGCGGTGACCGCAGGGCAGGCCAACGCGCAGACGCAGACCGCGCGCGAGGCGCAGCTGGAGGAGCGGCTGCGCCAGCTCGAGGAGGCGGTGGCGACGCTGCGCAGCGAGCTGCAATCGGCGCGCGCGGCACCGGCAACGGGCGTTGCCGCTGCGACTCCGCAGGCGAACGTCGCCTCGACCACGCCGCCGCCCGGCACCAACGTCCAGGTCACCCGCGCCGCCGGATCGTCGCAAGGCGATGTCGCGGTCGCATCGGCACCGCCCCCCGACGGGTTCCGCGTCGGCAACACCACGGTCAAACTCAACGGCTTCGTCCGGCTGAACACCATCGCTAGCCGCTACAGCGATGGCGAGGTCGCGGTCGGCGGGCTCGGCAAGGAATTCTACCTGCCGCAGCAGATTCCGGTCGGCGGAGGCTTTGCGAGCGAGGATCTGTTGCTGTCGGCGCGCCAGTCGCGGATCGTGCTGAGCTCGTCGACCCCGGTGGGCGGTGTCGACATCAAGACGCTGATCGAGTTCGACTTTGCCCTCGCGACGGCACCGGTTGGAGCGCAGCGCGCGACCAACCCCTATGTGCCCACCTTCCGCCGCGGCTTCATCGAATATGGCCATCTGCTGGTCGGGCAGGAATGGTCGACTTTCCAGAATATCGGCGTGCTGCCCGAGACCACCGATTTCGTCGGCCCGCTCGAGGGCACGGTGTTCAACCGCCAGGCGCTGATCCGCTACACCGTGCCGCTGTCGAAGACCGCGAACCTGCAACTGGCGATCGAGAACCCGCAGAGCGAGACTGCGCTGCCGGGCAACGCGGCGTTGGTCGACACCGATGACGATCGCGCCCCCGATCTGGTCGCTCGGCTCAACCTGAAACCCGCGTTCGGCGACTTCGCGATCGCCGCGATCGCGCGCGAACTGCGCGTCGATGCCCTGGGCGTTGGCGACAGCGCATTTGGCTGGGGCGTCTCGGGATCGGGCAAGGTACCGATCGGCGCCAATGGCAGCGATATCCGTTTCATGGCGACCTATGGCCAGGGCATCGGCCGCTATCTGGGCCTCGGCTATGTCCCCGACGCGCTCTATGCCGGGCCCGGCGGCCAGCTCGAGGTGATCGACAATTTCGCGGGCTTCGCGGCGGTGAAGCTCGGCTGGACGCCGACGATCCGATCCACCTTTACCGGCAGCTACCAATCGGCGCAGTATCCCGACGGGCTGATCGTCACCGGCCTGGCCAATGCCAAGGCCTATAGTGGCGCGGCCAATTTGTTCTGGACGCCCGCCAAGGGTTTCGACGTCGGCGTCGAATATCGCCACGGCGTCCGCGAATTGCTCA
- the acs gene encoding acetate--CoA ligase, protein MSQAIHRVPAEWATSAKIDAAGYAERYERSISDPDGFWAEEAKRLDWIEPFARVKETSFAEADFGIKWFADGKLNVSANCLDRHLAERGDTVAILWEPDTPGEARRITYRDLHAEVCRLANILKDNGVSRGDRVTLYMPMIPEAAMAMLACTRIGAIHSIVFGGFSADALAGRIQDCDSTLVITADEGLRSGKAIPLKGNLDEALKRCPSVQKVVVVRRTGGAVTMQEGRDLWYHEALETASADCAPEAMGAEDPLFILYTSGSTGQPKGVLHTTGGYLVWASMTHDYVFDYRPGDIYWCAADVGWVTGHTYVVYGPLANGATTVMFEGVPNWPDPSRFWELVDKFGVNIFYAAPTALRALMREGDDYVTRTDRSSLRLLGSVGEPINPEAWDWYHRVVGDGRCPIVDTWWQTETGGAMISPLPGATDLKPGSATKPLFGVQPQLVDTEGKVLDGATEGCLVITDSWPGQMRTVWGDHDRFFQTYFTTFPGKYFTGDGARRDADGDYWITGRIDDVINVSGHRMGTAEVESALVAHAKVAEAAVVGMPHPVKGQGIYAYVTLNANVPDSEELRKELSQWVRREIGPIATPDVIQFAPGLPKTRSGKIMRRILRKIAEGDIGSLGDTSTLADPAVVDNLIENRPMMPA, encoded by the coding sequence ATGAGCCAGGCCATCCACCGCGTTCCCGCCGAATGGGCGACCAGCGCGAAGATCGACGCCGCAGGCTATGCCGAGCGCTACGAACGCTCGATCAGCGATCCCGACGGCTTCTGGGCCGAAGAGGCCAAGCGGCTCGACTGGATCGAGCCCTTCGCGCGCGTCAAGGAGACGTCGTTCGCCGAAGCCGATTTCGGTATCAAATGGTTCGCCGACGGCAAGCTCAACGTCTCCGCCAACTGCCTCGATCGCCATCTCGCCGAACGCGGCGACACCGTCGCGATCCTGTGGGAGCCCGACACCCCAGGCGAGGCGCGGCGCATCACCTATCGCGACCTGCACGCCGAAGTCTGCCGCTTGGCCAACATCCTCAAGGACAATGGTGTAAGCCGGGGCGACCGCGTGACGCTGTACATGCCGATGATCCCCGAAGCTGCGATGGCGATGCTCGCCTGCACGCGGATCGGCGCGATCCATTCGATCGTGTTCGGCGGCTTTTCGGCCGATGCGCTCGCCGGGCGTATCCAGGATTGCGACAGCACGCTGGTGATCACCGCCGACGAGGGGCTGCGCAGCGGCAAGGCGATCCCGCTCAAGGGCAATCTCGACGAAGCGCTCAAGCGCTGCCCCTCGGTCCAGAAGGTCGTCGTCGTCCGCCGCACCGGCGGCGCGGTGACGATGCAGGAAGGGCGCGACCTTTGGTATCACGAAGCGCTCGAAACCGCCTCGGCCGATTGCGCGCCCGAAGCGATGGGCGCCGAAGACCCGTTGTTCATCCTCTACACCAGCGGATCGACCGGCCAGCCCAAGGGCGTGCTGCACACCACCGGCGGCTATCTGGTGTGGGCGTCGATGACCCACGACTACGTCTTCGATTATCGCCCCGGCGATATCTACTGGTGCGCCGCCGATGTCGGCTGGGTCACCGGCCACACCTATGTCGTCTATGGCCCGCTCGCCAACGGCGCGACGACGGTGATGTTCGAAGGCGTGCCCAATTGGCCCGATCCGAGCCGGTTCTGGGAACTGGTGGATAAGTTCGGCGTCAACATCTTCTACGCAGCGCCCACTGCGCTGCGCGCGCTGATGCGCGAGGGCGACGACTATGTGACCCGCACCGATCGCTCGTCGCTCCGGCTACTCGGCAGCGTCGGCGAGCCGATCAACCCTGAGGCGTGGGACTGGTACCACCGCGTCGTCGGCGACGGCCGATGCCCGATCGTCGACACCTGGTGGCAGACCGAGACCGGCGGCGCGATGATCTCGCCGCTCCCCGGCGCCACCGACCTGAAGCCGGGTTCGGCAACCAAGCCGCTGTTCGGCGTCCAGCCGCAACTCGTCGATACCGAGGGCAAGGTCCTTGACGGCGCGACCGAGGGTTGCCTGGTCATCACCGACAGCTGGCCGGGACAGATGCGCACCGTGTGGGGCGATCACGACCGCTTCTTCCAGACCTATTTCACCACCTTCCCCGGCAAATATTTCACCGGCGACGGCGCCCGCCGCGATGCCGATGGCGATTACTGGATCACCGGGCGGATCGACGACGTCATCAACGTCAGCGGCCATCGGATGGGCACCGCCGAGGTCGAAAGCGCGCTGGTGGCGCATGCCAAGGTCGCCGAAGCCGCGGTGGTGGGGATGCCGCACCCGGTGAAGGGCCAGGGCATCTATGCCTATGTCACGCTCAACGCCAACGTCCCCGACAGCGAGGAACTGCGCAAGGAATTGTCGCAATGGGTGCGCCGCGAGATCGGCCCGATCGCGACCCCCGACGTCATCCAGTTCGCGCCGGGGCTGCCCAAGACGCGGTCGGGCAAGATCATGCGCCGCATCCTGCGCAAGATCGCCGAGGGCGATATCGGATCGCTCGGCGACACCTCGACGCTCGCCGACCCCGCGGTGGTCGACAATCTGATCGAGAACCGTCCGATGATGCCTGCATGA
- a CDS encoding response regulator transcription factor, with protein MTQTILVADDHPLFRQALIVAIERAAPEARIVEAGTLARAAELAAAAEDLALVLLDLKMPGAEGFSGVALLHAERPGVPILVVSSAGGLAVAHEACRFGAVGFIGKDRPLEDIEAAIADALAGKAITGPADPEIDAVAEKVAGLTPMQLKVLLGVLHGRLNKQIAYDLSISEATVKAHMTAVLRKLDVQNRTQAVLAARALGLGITH; from the coding sequence ATGACCCAAACGATCCTCGTCGCCGACGACCATCCGCTGTTCCGCCAGGCGCTGATCGTGGCGATCGAGCGGGCGGCTCCCGAGGCGAGGATCGTCGAGGCGGGCACGCTCGCGCGCGCCGCCGAACTCGCGGCGGCGGCCGAGGATCTGGCGCTGGTGCTGCTCGATTTGAAAATGCCCGGGGCCGAGGGGTTTTCGGGTGTCGCGCTGCTCCACGCCGAACGCCCCGGCGTGCCGATCCTGGTGGTGTCGAGCGCCGGCGGGCTTGCGGTGGCGCACGAGGCGTGCCGCTTCGGCGCGGTCGGCTTCATCGGCAAGGACCGCCCGCTCGAGGACATCGAAGCCGCGATCGCCGACGCGCTGGCGGGCAAGGCGATCACCGGCCCCGCCGACCCCGAGATCGACGCGGTCGCCGAAAAGGTAGCCGGGCTCACGCCGATGCAGTTGAAGGTGCTGCTGGGCGTGCTGCACGGCCGGCTGAACAAGCAGATCGCCTATGACCTGTCGATCAGCGAGGCGACGGTGAAGGCGCACATGACCGCGGTGCTGCGAAAGCTCGACGTCCAGAACCGCACGCAAGCGGTGCTGGCGGCGCGCGCGCTGGGACTAGGGATTACGCACTGA
- a CDS encoding PAS-domain containing protein codes for MNPIVLTLVAFGFAVLLFAVAAWVEGRREALAQHRFRHVAYAMSLAVYCTSWTFFGAVGSAAAEGWSYLPIYLGPILVFALAPRFLRRLVAAVQAEGATTISDFIGSRFGKSRGVAALVTVTAALGVMPYIALQLRSVGIAFSTLSGGSVAVVMGVTAVVLAMFAMLFGTRRYEASGRNEGVVFATALESLVKLAALAAVAVTATVLLLSAPREVTAAGAAAIARNFSPAGAGVEVVLITLLSMAAILCLPRQFYVSVIEAHSPDDIVRARWPFVGYLLVMTAMVMPITWAGLALLPPGASPDLFVLQLPLAIDSQALALVAFLGGFSAATAMVVVETIALSTMVSNDLIAPILLRSPRLSGEANLGRLLLYVRRLSIVLVIALALLWARSISGEQRLAAIGHIAFAAMAQIAPLLLLAVDGRMRDALAAKAGLAAGLVLWLWTLALPPVLPRAWLSALADTPFDPRHLLGIGDAGPLVHGVAWSLGANLLLLALVAARKAPKRPRLFARAAVGQVEDMAALSAFVARFVGEGRAAETLGPPQARPIAREDARRAERLVAGVVGAPSARALMASALAGERLGHEDVARMLDESGQSLQFSKGLLAATLEHIYPGVSVVDGEQRLVAWNTRYLELFGYPEGLVHVGAPVADLIRWNAIRGDCGPGEVEAHVARRLGHLQRGDVHSFERTRPDGRVLKTVGGPMPGGGYVMCFTDTTTEARARAELEARVTERTAELTRLNEQLALATRDKTRFLAAASHDLLQPLHAARLFSAALGRETGAHRLVERVDKSIAAAEQLLRALLDISKLDAGGIEPVPEAIDVRPLLSDVVEGFRPLAAEKGLRIALGAGTGTVATDPVLLRSILQNFVSNAIRYTDSGGLLVGARRRGGGIAIEVIDTGHGIPDDKRAAIFREFERLGTGGEGGIGLGLAIVERTARLLGAEVTLRSQVGRGSAFGVVLPRSQAQPVAATPRLPAAIGERRHAILVVDDDPDILDAMRALLEADGHRVATARDATSAAVALSEASLALVDFHLGDGPDGLATIAALRRLRPGLRAALVTADASAVTSAKAHGVGVTVLAKPLAAATLAGWIAEGEGARAAE; via the coding sequence GTGAACCCGATCGTCCTCACCCTTGTCGCGTTCGGCTTTGCCGTGCTGCTGTTCGCGGTGGCGGCGTGGGTCGAAGGGCGGCGCGAGGCGCTGGCGCAGCACCGCTTCCGGCATGTCGCTTATGCGATGTCGCTCGCGGTCTATTGCACCAGTTGGACGTTCTTCGGCGCGGTGGGCAGTGCGGCTGCCGAGGGCTGGTCGTATCTGCCGATCTATCTCGGGCCGATCCTGGTCTTCGCGCTCGCGCCGCGTTTCCTGCGCCGGCTGGTGGCGGCGGTGCAGGCCGAGGGGGCGACGACGATCTCGGACTTTATCGGCTCGCGCTTCGGCAAGAGCCGCGGGGTCGCGGCGCTGGTGACGGTGACCGCGGCGCTGGGGGTGATGCCCTATATCGCGCTCCAGCTGCGATCGGTGGGGATCGCGTTTTCGACGCTGAGCGGCGGCTCGGTCGCGGTAGTGATGGGCGTCACCGCCGTAGTGCTCGCGATGTTCGCGATGCTGTTCGGTACGCGCCGTTACGAAGCATCGGGCCGCAACGAAGGCGTCGTTTTCGCGACCGCGCTCGAATCCTTGGTGAAGCTGGCAGCGCTCGCCGCGGTCGCGGTCACCGCGACGGTGCTGCTACTCTCGGCGCCGCGCGAGGTTACCGCGGCGGGCGCGGCGGCGATCGCGCGCAACTTCTCGCCCGCGGGGGCCGGGGTCGAGGTCGTCCTCATCACCCTGCTGTCCATGGCGGCGATCCTGTGCCTGCCGCGCCAATTCTATGTCAGCGTGATCGAGGCGCATTCGCCCGACGACATCGTTCGCGCGCGCTGGCCTTTCGTCGGCTATCTGCTGGTGATGACCGCGATGGTGATGCCGATCACCTGGGCGGGGCTGGCGCTGTTGCCCCCCGGCGCGTCGCCCGATCTGTTCGTGCTGCAACTGCCACTGGCGATCGACTCGCAGGCGCTCGCGTTGGTCGCGTTCCTCGGCGGGTTTTCGGCGGCGACCGCTATGGTGGTGGTCGAGACGATCGCGCTGTCGACGATGGTGTCGAACGACCTGATCGCGCCGATCCTGCTGCGCTCGCCGCGGCTGTCGGGCGAGGCCAATCTGGGGCGGCTGCTGCTGTACGTCCGGCGGCTGTCGATCGTGCTGGTGATCGCCCTGGCCTTGCTGTGGGCGCGTTCGATTTCGGGCGAGCAGCGGCTGGCGGCGATCGGCCACATCGCCTTCGCCGCGATGGCGCAGATCGCGCCGCTGCTGCTGCTCGCGGTCGACGGGCGGATGCGCGATGCGCTGGCGGCCAAGGCGGGGCTCGCGGCGGGGCTGGTGCTGTGGCTGTGGACGCTGGCGCTGCCGCCGGTGCTGCCGCGCGCCTGGCTGAGCGCGCTGGCGGACACGCCGTTCGATCCGCGCCACCTGCTGGGGATCGGCGATGCCGGACCGCTGGTGCACGGCGTCGCGTGGAGCCTGGGCGCGAACCTGTTGCTGCTCGCGCTGGTCGCCGCGCGCAAGGCGCCCAAGCGCCCGCGCCTGTTCGCGCGCGCTGCGGTAGGCCAGGTCGAGGACATGGCGGCGCTCTCGGCCTTCGTCGCGCGCTTCGTCGGCGAAGGGCGCGCCGCCGAGACGCTGGGGCCGCCGCAGGCGCGGCCGATCGCGCGCGAGGATGCCAGGCGGGCCGAGCGGCTGGTCGCGGGCGTGGTCGGCGCGCCCTCGGCGCGTGCGCTGATGGCGTCGGCGCTGGCGGGCGAGCGGCTGGGGCATGAGGATGTCGCGCGGATGCTCGACGAAAGCGGGCAGAGCCTGCAATTTTCGAAGGGGCTGCTGGCGGCGACGCTCGAGCATATCTACCCCGGCGTCAGCGTGGTCGATGGCGAACAGCGGCTGGTGGCGTGGAATACGCGCTATCTCGAGCTGTTCGGCTATCCCGAGGGTCTGGTGCATGTCGGCGCGCCGGTCGCCGACCTGATCCGCTGGAACGCGATCCGCGGCGATTGCGGGCCGGGCGAGGTCGAGGCGCATGTCGCGCGGCGGCTGGGGCATCTGCAGCGCGGCGACGTGCACAGCTTCGAGCGCACCCGCCCCGATGGTCGCGTGCTCAAGACCGTGGGAGGTCCGATGCCCGGCGGCGGCTATGTGATGTGCTTTACCGACACCACCACCGAAGCACGCGCGCGCGCCGAGCTCGAGGCGCGGGTGACCGAGCGCACCGCCGAGCTGACCCGGCTCAACGAACAATTGGCGCTGGCGACGCGCGACAAGACGCGCTTCCTGGCGGCGGCAAGCCACGATCTGCTGCAGCCGCTCCACGCCGCACGGCTGTTCAGCGCGGCGCTCGGGCGCGAGACCGGCGCGCACCGGTTGGTCGAGCGGGTCGACAAGTCGATCGCCGCCGCCGAGCAATTGCTGCGCGCGCTGCTCGACATCTCCAAGCTCGACGCCGGCGGGATCGAGCCTGTGCCCGAGGCGATCGACGTTCGCCCGCTGCTGAGCGACGTGGTCGAGGGGTTTCGCCCGCTTGCCGCCGAAAAGGGGCTGCGGATCGCGCTCGGGGCGGGAACGGGGACGGTCGCGACCGATCCGGTGCTGCTGCGATCGATCCTGCAGAATTTCGTGTCGAACGCGATCCGCTACACCGATTCCGGCGGGTTGCTGGTGGGGGCAAGGCGGCGCGGGGGCGGAATCGCGATCGAGGTGATCGACACCGGCCACGGGATTCCCGACGACAAGCGCGCGGCGATCTTCCGCGAGTTCGAGCGGCTCGGGACCGGCGGCGAGGGCGGGATCGGCCTCGGCCTGGCGATCGTCGAGCGTACTGCGCGACTGCTCGGCGCCGAGGTGACGCTGCGCTCGCAGGTCGGGCGTGGGAGCGCGTTCGGGGTGGTGCTGCCGCGCTCGCAGGCGCAGCCGGTCGCGGCGACACCGCGCTTGCCCGCGGCGATCGGCGAACGGCGGCATGCGATCCTGGTGGTCGATGACGATCCCGACATTCTCGATGCGATGCGCGCGTTGCTCGAAGCCGATGGCCACCGCGTGGCGACCGCGCGCGATGCCACGAGCGCGGCGGTGGCGCTCAGCGAGGCGAGCCTGGCGCTGGTCGACTTTCACCTGGGCGACGGCCCCGACGGGCTGGCGACGATCGCCGCGCTCCGGCGGCTGCGGCCCGGGCTGCGCGCGGCGCTGGTGACCGCCGATGCCTCGGCGGTGACGTCGGCCAAGGCGCATGGCGTCGGCGTGACGGTGCTGGCGAAGCCGCTGGCGGCGGCGACGCTGGCGGGGTGGATCGCGGAAGGTGAAGGCGCGCGGGCGGCGGAGTGA
- a CDS encoding M14 family metallopeptidase, producing MILRVATSLALLAAAPVHAQTEPAPLPPVLPWSGASEALVAGPGARWITPAEVARFETTPDYAATRAWIERLVAASPLLTIESFGTTPEGRDLYYVRASKGPGKPVVLAQAGIHAGEIDGKDAGMMLLRDIAFGGKDALLDQVDLVFVPIFNADGHERSSPWSRPNQRGPREQGWRTNAQNLNLNRDYLKADTPEMRAMLALIRRIDPALYLDLHVTDGTDYQYDITFDFNGLYGRYANSVAIGRWLDERLRPAFDAALTANGHVPGIYVDAIDNRDPAKGIAHNADAARFSTGWGDLARVPTVLLETHSLKPYRQRVLGTYVFIETALRTVSAERQTLQRAIAADRAARPREAVLGWKQASAPIFTTQFKGVAHDRYRSVASGRDELRWLGRPVTLTMPVIGQVPAITNKLPKAWWVPASAPQVIERLRAQGIAFETIDTPRKLRLDMVRLKDPKLGTAIEGHVPLTAGFAHETRSEAMPAGSVRVRSDQPLGLLAAAMLEAESADSLLAWNYFAAILTRTEYIEGYAVAPMADAMLARDPALKRAFEAKLAADPKFAADANARLAWFYERTPYYDARYLLYPVGREL from the coding sequence ATGATCCTTCGCGTTGCCACTTCGCTCGCGCTGCTTGCAGCCGCTCCCGTCCATGCCCAGACCGAGCCCGCGCCGCTGCCGCCGGTGCTGCCCTGGTCGGGGGCGAGTGAGGCGCTGGTGGCCGGGCCCGGCGCGCGTTGGATCACCCCGGCGGAGGTCGCCAGATTCGAGACCACCCCCGATTACGCCGCGACGCGCGCGTGGATCGAGCGGCTGGTCGCCGCTTCGCCGCTGCTGACGATCGAAAGTTTCGGCACGACCCCCGAGGGGCGCGACCTCTATTATGTCCGCGCGAGCAAGGGGCCGGGCAAGCCGGTGGTGCTGGCGCAGGCGGGGATCCATGCCGGCGAGATCGACGGCAAGGATGCCGGCATGATGCTGCTGCGCGACATCGCGTTCGGCGGCAAGGATGCGCTGCTCGACCAGGTCGATCTCGTCTTCGTGCCGATCTTCAACGCCGATGGGCATGAGCGCTCGTCGCCCTGGAGCCGCCCCAACCAGCGCGGCCCGCGCGAACAGGGTTGGCGCACCAACGCGCAGAACCTGAACCTCAACCGCGACTATCTCAAGGCCGACACCCCCGAGATGCGCGCGATGCTCGCGCTGATCCGGCGGATCGATCCCGCGCTGTACCTCGACCTGCACGTCACCGACGGCACCGATTACCAGTATGACATCACTTTTGATTTCAACGGCCTGTACGGGCGCTACGCCAACAGCGTCGCGATCGGGCGCTGGCTCGACGAGCGGCTGCGCCCGGCGTTCGATGCCGCGCTGACCGCGAACGGCCATGTGCCGGGAATCTATGTCGATGCGATCGACAATCGCGACCCCGCCAAGGGCATCGCGCACAATGCCGATGCAGCGCGCTTTTCGACCGGCTGGGGCGATCTGGCGCGCGTGCCGACGGTGCTGCTCGAGACGCATTCGCTCAAGCCCTATCGCCAGCGGGTGCTGGGCACCTATGTCTTCATCGAAACCGCGCTGCGGACGGTCAGCGCCGAACGCCAGACGCTGCAACGTGCGATCGCCGCCGATCGTGCCGCCCGCCCGCGCGAGGCAGTGCTGGGGTGGAAGCAGGCGTCCGCACCGATCTTTACGACGCAGTTCAAGGGCGTCGCGCACGATCGTTATCGCTCGGTCGCTTCGGGGCGCGACGAACTGCGCTGGTTGGGGCGGCCGGTGACGCTGACGATGCCCGTCATCGGCCAGGTGCCGGCGATCACCAACAAGCTGCCCAAGGCCTGGTGGGTGCCTGCCAGCGCGCCGCAGGTGATCGAGCGGCTGCGCGCGCAGGGGATCGCGTTCGAGACGATCGATACGCCGCGCAAGCTGCGGCTCGACATGGTGCGACTGAAGGATCCCAAGCTCGGTACCGCGATCGAAGGCCATGTGCCGCTGACCGCGGGGTTCGCGCACGAGACGCGGAGCGAGGCGATGCCCGCCGGATCGGTACGGGTGCGATCGGATCAGCCGCTGGGGCTGCTCGCCGCGGCGATGCTCGAGGCCGAGAGCGCTGATTCGCTGCTGGCGTGGAATTACTTCGCCGCTATCCTGACGCGGACCGAATATATCGAAGGCTATGCGGTCGCGCCGATGGCCGATGCGATGCTGGCGCGCGACCCCGCGCTCAAACGCGCGTTCGAGGCGAAGCTGGCCGCCGATCCCAAGTTCGCTGCGGATGCAAATGCGCGGCTGGCGTGGTTCTACGAACGCACGCCCTATTACGACGCGCGGTATCTGCTGTATCCGGTCGGCCGCGAGCTGTGA